Proteins encoded within one genomic window of Bacillus sp. 1NLA3E:
- a CDS encoding succinate dehydrogenase cytochrome b558 subunit: protein MAENREFFYRRLHSLLGVIPVGLFLTQHLVVNHFATKGAEAFNDASHFMENLPFKWFLETFIIFLPLLFHAIYGLYIAFTAKNNVSRFGFFRNWMFALQRVSGVITLIFLAWHVWETRIAAAMGAKVDFDMMADILSNPIMLAFYIVGVVSAIFHFANGLWAFCVSWGITVSPRSQRISTYVTVGIFVALSIVGIRALLAFV, encoded by the coding sequence ATGGCAGAGAATCGAGAATTTTTTTATCGAAGATTGCACTCATTATTAGGGGTCATTCCGGTAGGACTTTTCCTTACGCAACATTTAGTTGTCAATCATTTTGCAACCAAAGGAGCAGAAGCATTTAACGACGCTTCACATTTTATGGAGAATCTTCCATTCAAGTGGTTCCTAGAAACCTTTATTATTTTCTTGCCATTATTGTTTCACGCAATCTACGGGCTTTATATTGCGTTTACAGCAAAAAACAATGTGAGTAGATTTGGGTTTTTCCGTAACTGGATGTTTGCCCTTCAACGGGTATCAGGGGTAATCACTCTTATTTTCTTAGCATGGCATGTTTGGGAAACTCGGATTGCGGCAGCAATGGGTGCAAAAGTGGATTTTGATATGATGGCTGATATTCTATCAAATCCTATCATGTTAGCATTTTACATTGTTGGTGTCGTTTCTGCTATTTTCCACTTTGCGAATGGTCTTTGGGCATTCTGTGTTAGCTGGGGAATCACTGTATCACCACGTTCTCAACGAATCTCTACATATGTAACGGTTGGAATTTTCGTTGCTTTATCCATTGTTGGAATACGTGCATTACTGGCTTTCGTTTAA
- a CDS encoding YslB family protein, with product MSELTIQERITEKESLSVPFFGYDLIREELLKDLLGKDTPDLLYWAGKRLARKYQLNTIDETIIFFNKAGWGTLTIKSESKQEILFELESDIITLRLKTNPDFTYHLEAGFLAQQLEFQKGALAEAFEHPRKKGAKVQFTVKWDLQDKIDS from the coding sequence TTGAGTGAACTTACGATACAAGAAAGAATAACCGAAAAAGAATCTCTTTCAGTCCCTTTTTTTGGTTATGATTTAATAAGAGAAGAGCTCTTAAAGGATCTGCTCGGAAAAGATACTCCTGACCTTTTATATTGGGCTGGAAAGCGGTTAGCGCGAAAATACCAACTTAATACGATTGATGAAACGATTATTTTTTTCAATAAAGCAGGCTGGGGTACTTTAACGATTAAAAGTGAATCCAAGCAAGAAATTCTATTTGAGCTTGAGAGTGACATCATCACATTACGTCTAAAAACAAATCCTGATTTTACCTACCATCTCGAGGCTGGTTTTTTAGCGCAGCAGTTAGAATTTCAAAAAGGTGCATTGGCAGAGGCGTTTGAGCACCCACGAAAAAAGGGTGCCAAAGTTCAGTTTACTGTAAAATGGGATTTACAAGATAAAATAGACAGTTAA
- a CDS encoding aspartate kinase, translated as MVLIVQKFGGTSVGSVERILNVAERVIEEKNRGNSVVVVVSAMGKTTDQLVSLAKGITDNPNKREMDMLLTTGEQMTIALLAMALNEKGHDAVSYTGWQAGIITESVHGSARIMDIETGRLNNDLEAGKIVIVAGFQGVSIDGEITTLGRGGSDTTAVALAAALKADKCDIYTDVTGVFTTDPRFIQEARKLGSVSYDEMLELANLGAGVLHPRAVEYAKNYQVPLEVRSSLERESGTIIEEEVSVEQNLVVRGVAFEEEITRVSVVGLPNSLTGLSTVFTTLASNRINVDIIIQSTTEKHTTNLSFSIKSSDLEETLAVLESVKETLGYERIEAEQDLAKVSIVGSGMISNPGVAAEMFEVLAANEVEVKMVSTSEIKVSAVVKQKLMLPAVEALHQAFNLASASVKL; from the coding sequence GTGGTGCTAATTGTTCAAAAATTTGGCGGTACTTCTGTAGGTAGCGTTGAACGTATTTTAAATGTAGCAGAACGAGTGATAGAAGAAAAAAATAGAGGGAATAGTGTTGTTGTCGTTGTATCAGCAATGGGAAAAACAACTGATCAGCTTGTGAGCTTGGCAAAGGGAATTACAGACAATCCGAACAAACGAGAAATGGATATGCTATTAACAACAGGTGAACAGATGACCATTGCTTTATTGGCAATGGCACTGAATGAAAAAGGACATGATGCGGTTTCCTATACAGGTTGGCAAGCCGGAATTATTACCGAAAGCGTCCATGGAAGTGCAAGAATTATGGACATTGAAACGGGAAGATTAAACAATGATTTGGAAGCGGGGAAAATTGTTATTGTCGCTGGATTTCAAGGGGTTTCGATAGATGGAGAAATCACCACTTTGGGTCGAGGTGGCTCAGACACAACAGCTGTTGCCTTGGCTGCTGCCTTAAAAGCCGATAAGTGTGATATATATACTGACGTAACTGGAGTTTTTACGACTGATCCACGTTTTATTCAGGAAGCGCGCAAATTGGGCTCTGTGTCATATGATGAGATGCTTGAATTAGCTAATTTAGGTGCAGGAGTCTTGCATCCAAGAGCGGTAGAGTATGCAAAAAATTATCAGGTTCCTCTTGAGGTCCGGTCTAGTTTGGAAAGGGAATCAGGCACAATAATCGAGGAGGAAGTATCAGTGGAGCAAAATTTAGTAGTGCGCGGAGTGGCATTTGAAGAAGAAATTACCAGAGTATCGGTAGTTGGGTTACCGAACTCATTAACGGGCCTTTCCACTGTATTTACAACTTTGGCATCCAATCGGATTAACGTAGATATTATTATCCAAAGTACTACAGAAAAACATACCACCAATTTATCTTTCTCAATCAAAAGTTCAGATTTGGAGGAAACCCTAGCGGTTCTTGAATCTGTAAAAGAAACTCTTGGCTATGAGAGAATTGAAGCTGAACAAGATTTGGCAAAGGTATCAATTGTAGGATCTGGTATGATTTCTAATCCAGGAGTTGCGGCGGAAATGTTTGAAGTGTTAGCAGCAAACGAGGTTGAGGTAAAAATGGTTAGTACTTCTGAGATTAAAGTTTCAGCAGTAGTTAAACAAAAACTAATGCTACCTGCAGTGGAAGCACTTCATCAAGCTTTTAATTTAGCGAGTGCATCAGTAAAATTATAA